The sequence below is a genomic window from Oreochromis niloticus isolate F11D_XX linkage group LG3, O_niloticus_UMD_NMBU, whole genome shotgun sequence.
GCTTCACTGTCACTGTTTGGGCAGAGCTGCCTGAGCCCcgcccacacagacacagctcCTCTCTGGAGCTAAAATTCTGCTTCATCTCTGCCTCTTTTCTTCATCCTCcatctctcttttctcttcttcagtGTTCTGCAGCCACGGAGCCTCACAGCCCTTACCACGCACATACCTGACCAGCAAGGATTACCCAGCATGCTGTGCAGCAGTGTCAGTTTGTAAATGTGCAATAATTGCTGCTCCAAACTGTTTCACAGATtgctgtgtgccgtgacctttgacccgctaaagagagtcagctgtggattattcattgttgtgtctgatacttagaactgtgaggaagaagctacacagttaatcagggtcccctctctctgaattaggaaaggtgggcaggccgcgtgtgggccgcgggccatacgttgagtatcactgtttgaaatgtgaacattgttctgctacagtcaatggactaaaccagagaagaagaaaacagactttaccatgaagatcctcagtgtggatcagtataatatcagcctgatgtctgcagtttagtgtcagcacaactttcacatcatattcatctcagcacaactaaaacatgctgactgacctcagagtttcaaattTACATCCTGGATTCTCCAGAagaccacacagatgcttcactcctgaaccCTGCAACTTATTggagctcaggtccagctctctcagatgggaggggttggacttcagcgctgctgtcagataatcacagctgatctctgacaaaccacagcccctcaatctgtataaagaatgaaagatgtaagtttattagacaaagtgtgagcttgaaatcattcagtgtttcatcatctgttcagagctgaagaaggttcagaatgtagaagtttagaaaatggaaactccaaacagctgaagccaacaggaagcagcttcaaacaaacacaacgagagaaaaaactctgaatgtttcacattaaagtcgaacatttctcataaaaacaggacaaagacttgaaaaagtcgtgtttttccttgttttgaTTTTTCGAACCATGAAACTATTTAACAACACAGTTTGTTTCAAAGTCAAACTTGAGTCTGTCCATCGTACGGTCTGACTTATCAATGACAGCACACAGACGTCTGAGCTCCATattatcggttgttaagcttaacgtaggGATCCTTTACCAACATTCACAGATAAACTTACAGACTTGCTTTAAGTCTCTGGGACAGCTTGCTCAGAGAGGCCGCTTTGGCAGCACATAGCAAAGCTCCAGATGCTTTCAGTGTGAAGTAACTCCACACTGCCAACATCTGGCACaccacagctgctctatcaTGTGACGCGTACTGCTCCCACGTGCTGAGGTCACTACCTGCTTACACCATGTCACAAGTTTGTGAGGCGCTTTGGTGATAGTTAATGGATCaagttacattttttatatctccctgatatccgatccagtaatttaggtcaggatGGACCAAATAAAgtatatcggatcggtccatctctaaatcaaacctctgtaactttgcttcacttcagcagcatcagctcatgttcacatgttgattcatggtttgcttcagtttttgatcgactgcagaatattttgaaggttatctgctataaaaagccagaagaggaaaatctgcttcatgtgtttctgtttgatcctcagtgactttgacacaaaggcctctgctgtgatgatcacacctctgatcaagtctcacagtatcacaactgataaatgatcagagttagaatatttctgactgtctgctgtgtgccgtgacctttAACCCGCTGAAGAGAGTCAGCTGTgcattattcattgttgtgtctgatacttagaactgtgaggaagaagctacacagttaatcagggtcccctctctctgaatcaggaaaggtgggcaggccgcgtgtgggccgcgggccatacgttgagtatcactgtttgaaatgtgaacattgttctgctacagtcaatggactaaaccagagaagaagaaaacagcctttaccatgaagatcctcagtgtggatcagtataatatcagcctgatgtctgcagtttagtgtcagcacaactttcacatcatattcatctcagcacaactaaaacatgctgactgacctcagagtttcaagtttacatcctggactctccagaagaccacacagatgcttcgctcctgaatcctgcaggttgttcttAGTGGATGGCCAGGCGTcattactcaggtccagctctctcagatgggaggggttggacttcagcgctgctgccaaataatcacagctgatctctgacaaaccacagcccaTCAATCTGtgtaaagaatgaaagatgtaagtttattagacaaagtgtgagcttgaaatcattcagtgtttcatcatctgttcagagctgaagaaggttcagaatgtagaagtttagaaaatggaaactccaaacagctgaagccaacaggaagcagcttcaaacaaacacaacaagagaaaaaactctgaatgtttcacattaaagtcgaacatttcacataaaaacaggacaaagacttgaaaaagtcgtgtttttccttccaggaaccacatggcttcacttttaaaggtgaagtgtgaaagaaatggacatatttgaagtccaacacctttttccagtcacattattaaagcagacaaactacaagctcattttcattccaacaagtcatcttctgacctggactaacaacactggtctctatgtgcagctggctgtgagaccagtgctcagggagcgtctacaaagtgcaacactgaaagaacatcacacactcacttgcttccagcactttcacacaaacatctactgtcattattgtcaccaaactctgtggatcctttattacaaattcaaatgggatcaaatggtcagacaaaagacggttatgaggaaatatgatgaaatgttgtgtattagcagcaagttattgaatcattttcctcagaaaccaaacaaaatgattgacaaacatgtttttacaaactcagtgttggacttggatcagcaggataagctgatgtttaaaggcatttgagtctcgctgtatgagagtccagttattactcaatatttatggatgatgttctttcattgttgcactttgtagacgctccctgagcctcacagccagctgcacatggaccagctgacattacccagcattAGAGGCGGGTGTAAAAAATTAATGTTCccatttaaatggttttaatttgaataaaacgatgttgattcattcaatcctgaatcgatgtttaatataaatgtattttgccagaatctcagcttaaagctcacaaactatttcaacaagcagcaaacagctaaaacagtaaatgagagcagttaaacacacaaagatggaaacacagagcgtggatcgttcactcgacggcacgtacacggacacgccgtcggggctgaaagtggacagctcacagatcctgaagctgcaAGTTTCATCCgtctccaaccaaaactgagtgaaccagcagcaaaagaagatctaAATTCTGCTTCACGTTTGATAAATATGCTcatgaattctctctgactttggctgttcctgcctgcacagctctctctctctcagtgtactccAAGAACAGCTTCAAACATCTGTTTCTGCATCATTCACTGTTTATTAGCCACCAGTCTACTGTTGTGTTCAGTGCTGTCGGCCTCTGACAgtaaagcctcatttctgctgttcaatggaaactttttaaaatgatgacagattacaaactctcagctgtgtctgtaatcaaacctctgtaactttgcttcacttcagccaTATTATTGGCtgttaagcttaacgtaggGATCCTTTACCAACATTCACAGATAAACTTACAGACTTGCTTTAAGTCTCTGGGACAGCTTGCTCAGAGAGGCCGCTTTGGCAGCACGTAGCAAAGCTCCAGATGCTTTCAGTGTGAAGTAACTCCACACTGCCAACATCTGGCACaccacagctgctctatcaTGTGACGTGTACTGCTCCCACGTGGTGAGGTCACTACCTGCTTACACCATGTCACAAGTTTGTGAGGCGCTTTGGTGATAGTTAATGGATCaagttacattttttatatctccctgatatccgatccagtaatttaggtcaggatGGACCAAATAAAgtatatcggatcggtccatctctaaatcaaacctctgtaactttgcttcacttcagcagcatcagctcatgttcacatgttgattcatggtttgcttcagtttttgatcgaccgcagaatattttgaaggttatctgctataaaaagccagaagaggaaaatctgcttcatgtgtttctgtttgatcctcagtgactttgacacaaaggcctctgctgtgatgatcacacctctgatcaagtctcacagtgtcacaactgataaatgatcagagttagaatatttctgactgtctgctgtgtgccgtgacctttgacccactaaagagagtcagctgtggattattcattgttgtgtctgatacttagaaatgtgaggaagaagctacacagttaatcagggtcccctctctctgaatcaggaaaggtgggcaggccgcgtgtgggccgtgggccatacgttgagtatcactgtttgaaatgtgaacattgttctgctacagtcaatggactaaaccagagaagaagaaaacagactttaccatgaagatcctcagtgtggatcagtataatatcagcctgatgtctgcagtttagtgtcagcacaactttcacatcatattcatctcagcacaactaaaacatgctgactgacctcagagtttcaagtttacatcctggactctcca
It includes:
- the LOC109195640 gene encoding ribonuclease inhibitor-like, translated to MGCGLSEISCDYLAAALKSNPSHLRELDLSNDAWPSTKNNLQDSGAKHLCGLLESPGCKLETLRLRGCGLSEISCDYLTAALKSNPSHLRELDLSSNKLQGSGVKHLCGLLENPGCKFETLRLERCNLSEIHCDDLEAVLKLNPSYPREVDLSSNKLQDSGVKHLCVLLENPQHQIENLRLESCGLSEISCDYLAAALKSNPSHLRALDLSYNKKLQDSGVKHLCGFLENPGCKLE